ATGCCATCATCACCAATGATAAACTTCTTAGAACCAGAAAAGAATTTTTGCAAGCAACCGTTGACTCTCTTCAAGAGTTATCCCGTGAAAAGGTATATACCTCTCACAAACAACCAACAAGGCGTGGGCAGAGCCAAAAAGGCGCGATCATTTTGAACGCGACTGCCTAGGAGAATCGTATGGGATCAACATTCCAAGGTATAGAAATCGGAAAACGAGGACTTTCGGTCCACCAACAAGCGATCCAAACCACAGGTCATAATATTTCCAACGCGGATAACAAACATTATGCGCGTCAACGAGTTGTCATGAATAGTATGGATCCAATTTATGATCCTGCTTTCAATCGAGCAGAAGTACCCGGCCAAATCGGACAAGGGGTAAAAATTTCTGAGATTGAACGAGTTCGTGATAATTTTATAGATGATCGTATCATTGATTCCTCTTCCTTAAAAGAATACTGGGGCAAAAAAAATGATTATTTGTACCAAGTAGAAACAGTTTTTAACGAACCTACGGGAACCACACTCAGGTCCATGATGGATCAGTTTTGGTCTTCTTGGGAAGATCTTTCGAACTATCCAGAAGAGACCGCTCACCGTGCCGTTGTACAAGAAAAAGCCGAAGCACTTGGTTCACGTATGGAAGATGTGTACAGAAAACTTTCTCTACTCCGTGACCAATCCAATCGGGAAATTGAAGCGAAGGTAAACCATCTCAATACGGTTGCAGAAAACATCAAATCACTCAATGAAAAGATTACCAAGTCACAAGCATTAGGTGACAATCCCAATGACCTTTTGGATAGAAGGGATGAACTTTTGCAAGAATTAGCTGGTATGGCGGATATTACCATCGGACGAAGTGATGAAGATGAACTCATGGTTTTTATTGGCCAACAAATCCTTATCCAAGGGCAAAAAGTTCACAAAATAGACTTGGTTGGGAATCCAAATAATGACGGATTGCTAGATTTAAAATGGTCTGAAACTGGTGATACAGTTCTCCTGCGAAAAGGGAGTATCCAAGCCCTATATGAAATCAGAGATCGAATCTTAGTCGAAAAAATCAATGCTGTCGATGCCCTTGCGATCAATGCTATGGATGTCATCAATGAAATCCACAAAGATGGATTTGGTCTGAATGGCAAAACCAATGTGAACTTCTTCGAACAAAGAGCCCTTGCAACGAATACCTTTGGGGAAATTGACACTGATGGTGATGGACTCAATGATAAAACAGCAGTGTTTCGTGTGACAGGTCGCACCTCTCTTGATCCTGATCGCCCGATCGGAATCTCAGGGACTATGCGATTTTTAAAAGCAAGTCCAGGTGGCGAAACAGAAATCCTTGTACCATATTCCAAGGATGATACATTAAATGCTGTCATCAAACGTATCAATCGTTCGGAAACTGGTGTTGTTGCTTACATGTCGCATGACAACCAATTGGCGCTAAAAGCAACGACAAACCCACACGATAAAAAAGAAAACTTTATGATCCGTCACTTAGAAGACTCTGGAGAGCTCCTTGTTGGACTCACAGGGATTTTGACTGCATCTGGTGTATCAGGATCGTTTGATTACCGTAAAATTGGTGAGATCAATAAGTTCCAAACAAATGCACAAGACATCACTCTCACACCGATGTACCATCCTTCTTCTTTTTTTAAGATGTCAGACGATGTGAGAAATAACCCGGCAAACATTGCAGCTGGTCGGGGTAAGGATGTGAATGGATCAGGCGATTACAATTCACCAAACGGTCAAAAAGATGGATCCAATGCACTTCTCATTGCAGCGGCACTAAGAGAAAAACCAGTGATGTTTGATTATTCCAAAACAACGGATGATTTTTACAACTCACTGATTTCAAGACTGGGAACTGAAGCTCGGGAAGCGAAACAAGAGTATACCACTCAAAACGAACTGATGGTGGAATTGGAAAACATGCGCCAATCAGTGATGGGAGTGAACTTAGATGAGGAGATGGCCAATATGGTCCAGTTCCAACAATCATATAATGCCTCGGCTCGTATGATCTCCACCCTCAATGAAATGTTAGATACCATCATCAATAGGTTAGGTGTATAATTATGATCAGAATCACTAACATGATGCAAAACAATTCCTTGGTGCGGAATTTAAACCGCCACCAAGTGGCAATGGACGAAACCCAAACTCAATTAGGGACTGGATTAAAAATCCGTAAACCTTCCGATGATCCGGGTGCTGCTACCAACCAAATGTACTTTCGTTCGCGACTCAATGAACTTTCACAATACGAAGAAAACATTGGTGATGGATACCAACGATTGCAACAGATTGATGGAGTCCTAGATAAGATGGGTGAAATTTTCCAACGCGTACGTGTGTTAACCGTACAAGCTGGAAATGGTATTTACCAAGGTGACAAAGGGTTCGAACTCGAAGTAGCCATTGGAAAAGAAATTGACCAACATTTACGTGCCATTGTGGATCTCGCAAACGCTCGTGATGCGACAGGACAACCTTTGTTTGGTGGTCATGTGATTGAAAGACCTCCCTTTGAACCAATCGAATCAAAAATTAAGGGTTTGCAAGGTTTAGAACTAAAAAACCAATATGTTGGTGTGGAATACCGCGGGGATATAGGCGAACAACTCCGTGAGATTGAAAAAGGTGAATACATTCCCATCACAATTCCAGGGAACAAAGTGTTTTGGGGAACAAACGTAAGTGTTACATCCAAAGTGGACAACTCTGCTTA
The sequence above is a segment of the Leptospira levettii genome. Coding sequences within it:
- a CDS encoding flagellar hook-associated protein 3: MRITNMMQNNSLVRNLNRHQVAMDETQTQLGTGLKIRKPSDDPGAATNQMYFRSRLNELSQYEENIGDGYQRLQQIDGVLDKMGEIFQRVRVLTVQAGNGIYQGDKGFELEVAIGKEIDQHLRAIVDLANARDATGQPLFGGHVIERPPFEPIESKIKGLQGLELKNQYVGVEYRGDIGEQLREIEKGEYIPITIPGNKVFWGTNVSVTSKVDNSAYQATSDQKFKIDGVEIHISVGDTIDDVIDKINNAPLEVKASKLAQDNISISSTAPHQIWLEDVDGGTVLRDIGLIEPSASEPPNNFSKSATVTGLSVFDVLIQLRNDLIQKDQERIGGRDLGDLDLALENILRHRSTIGARMNRLEQHEERVSYDKMYMTELLAKNEGIDFPETIMNMKWLETIHSYALNVGSKIIKPTLMDFLR
- the flgK gene encoding flagellar hook-associated protein FlgK, with protein sequence MGSTFQGIEIGKRGLSVHQQAIQTTGHNISNADNKHYARQRVVMNSMDPIYDPAFNRAEVPGQIGQGVKISEIERVRDNFIDDRIIDSSSLKEYWGKKNDYLYQVETVFNEPTGTTLRSMMDQFWSSWEDLSNYPEETAHRAVVQEKAEALGSRMEDVYRKLSLLRDQSNREIEAKVNHLNTVAENIKSLNEKITKSQALGDNPNDLLDRRDELLQELAGMADITIGRSDEDELMVFIGQQILIQGQKVHKIDLVGNPNNDGLLDLKWSETGDTVLLRKGSIQALYEIRDRILVEKINAVDALAINAMDVINEIHKDGFGLNGKTNVNFFEQRALATNTFGEIDTDGDGLNDKTAVFRVTGRTSLDPDRPIGISGTMRFLKASPGGETEILVPYSKDDTLNAVIKRINRSETGVVAYMSHDNQLALKATTNPHDKKENFMIRHLEDSGELLVGLTGILTASGVSGSFDYRKIGEINKFQTNAQDITLTPMYHPSSFFKMSDDVRNNPANIAAGRGKDVNGSGDYNSPNGQKDGSNALLIAAALREKPVMFDYSKTTDDFYNSLISRLGTEAREAKQEYTTQNELMVELENMRQSVMGVNLDEEMANMVQFQQSYNASARMISTLNEMLDTIINRLGV